A DNA window from Halichondria panicea chromosome 16, odHalPani1.1, whole genome shotgun sequence contains the following coding sequences:
- the LOC135349487 gene encoding cadherin EGF LAG seven-pass G-type receptor 1-like gives MDTMSTLFTGVILFSMLLGSQCLQFSVRNTGNVYQFSSPENTGNNGESLGTVTCTENGGASLAGPVTYAILQPVSVPFVLNGNTGVLSLKTGEILDYEQNQQYIFDISCFYDSDSSISARASVTFLVGPVNEFKPVFSDVSLQVSVTELTPIGMVLVARDSSGTRQYTVSDGDNGPDGVLRFLPSSANPPELNQDFSLSINGTLTLNQIIELDTGATSVRRATYQITVCDGNRVEADCPLLDVVFLIRSDNDNHPMFEQDEYTVTVSESAPIGTSLLTVVCTDTDRNGVGEFSGFTVEQPSAPVHILNNGSIFLKDSLDFENSSSVTVTLVCLDSGGLQDIATLVITVRPENDGVPSFITTLFECTVCRQAIISEEICEVQAIDTDNDIITYTLSGLGSENFQIRPDGVLVLNDVVLVAEGSFFYLTVTASDGLFNTSTNVRLAVDCLLSIPEIIIVAVCGVVFILVVIIVTVICSIGCYQWWLIKHHKFEDRLSARSDNMASRDQEQLNSVPQRETVFSADNNGAVDDASADCTAPIVDFSNHNYATVLPKQLGDYQPFATEETIDTEENVSYMLR, from the exons ATGGATACTATGTCAACCCTTTTCACCGGAGTGATACTCTTTTCAATGCTGCTAG GTTCCCAGTGTCTCCAGTTTAGCGTCCGGAATACTGGAAATGTATATCAGTTCTCTTCACCTGAAAACACTGGCAATAATGGGGAATCGCTTGGTACTGTGACATGTACTGAGAATGGCGGTGCTAGTCTTGCTGGTCCTGTCACATATGCAATACTACAGCCAGTATCTGTACCATTTGTTCTTAATGGTAATACTGGAGTTCTTAGTCTTAAAACTGGAGAGATTCTGGACTACGAACAAAACCAACAGTACATATTTGACATATCCTGTTTTTATGATTCTGATTCATCTATCAGTGCGAGAGCTAGTGTTACGTTTTTAGTTGGACCTGTAAACGAGTTTAAACCTGTTTTTAGTGATGTCTCTCTTCAAGTTTCCGTCACAGAGCTTACCCCAATTGGCATGGTCTTAGTAGCTAGAGATTCTTCTGGTACTAGACAATACACTGTGAGTGATGGGGATAACGGACCAGATGGAGTACTACGATTCTTACCAAGCTCAGCAAACCCACCCGAACTTAATCAAGATTTCAGTTTGAGTATCAATGGTACGCTAACTCTAAATCAAATAATCGAGCTTGATACTGGAGCAACCTCAGTGAGACGTGCGACGTACCAAATAACGGTTTGTGATGGAAACCGTGTGGAAGCTGATTGCCCATTATTAGATGTTGTATTCCTTATCAGATCAGACAATGATAATCATCCGATGTTTGAGCAAGACGAGTACACTGTTACCGTATCTGAGTCAGCCCCCATTGGTACTAGCTTGCTCACTGTGGTGTGTACTGATACTGACCGCAATGGTGTGGGAGAATTTAGTGGCTTTACCGTTGAACAGCCCAGTGCCCCAGTTCACATACTTAATAATGGATCTATATTTCTCAAAGACAGTCTTGATTTTGAGAATTCTTCTAGTGTTACAGTTACTTTAGTCTGCTTAGATAGTGGTGGCTTACAAGATATTGCAACATTAGTGATCACCGTTAGACCAGAAAACGATGGTGTCCCCAGCTTCATCACAACTCTCTTTGAGTGTACAGTTTGTCGACAAGCAATCATTAGCGAAGAAATTTGTGAAGTTCAAGCAATTGACactgataatgacataatcaCATACACATTATCTGGACTAGGCAGTGAAAACTTTCAGATCAGGCCAGACGGTGTGTTAGTATTGAATGATGTAGTCTTGGTTGCCGAAGGATCTTTCTTTTACCTCACGGTAACTGCAAGCGATGGACTATTCAATACCAGCACAAATGTGCGACTTGCTGTCGACTGTTTGCTCTCCATTCCCGAGATCATTATTGTAGCAGTTTGTGGTGTGGTCTTTATTTTAGTGGTGATCATTGTCACTGTGATATGCTCCATTGGGTGCTACCAGTGGTG GCTCATTAAGCACCACAAATTTGAGGATAGACTCTCTGCAAGAAGTGACAACATGGCCTCACGCGATCAAGAGCAGCTAAATTCAGTCCCACAGCGAGAAACAGTTTTCTCTGCAGATAATAATG GTGCTGTCGACGATGCCAGCGCCGATTGCACTGCTCCTATTGTGGACTTCAGTAACCATAACTATGCTACTGTCCTGCCCAAGCAGCTGGGGGACTATCAACCCTTCGCCACAGAAG AGACCATTGATACTGAAGAAAATGTGAGCTATATGTTAAGATAG
- the LOC135349493 gene encoding uncharacterized protein LOC135349493: MKVAITVFTLVLCVALAVGKPAGPQDIPKCLEGAWPDFETQDKACFKTITEYIVTEEGDASYFSSLCASACITEANDYLKGKCGVSLGEQFCAKDPEDQQYCFSSIKKIVTFGQLWNAFYKSCYGKKDCNDPTCNAAIEKISCCAKQEEVFYAEVRGSTPIPVPGNCTLPVECTKTERLDMTKILLQN; this comes from the exons ATGAAGGTTGCTATTACTGTTTTCACTCTAGTGCTCTGTGTGGCTTTAGCTGTTGGAAAGCCAGCAGGGCCACAAGACATTCCAAAGTGTCTTGAAGGAGCATGGCCTGACTTTGAAACCCAAGATAAAGCTTGTTTCAAAACGATAACGGAATACATTGTAACTGAAGAG GGAGATGCTAGCTACTTCAGTTCTCTGTGTGCCAGTGCTTGTATAACAGAAGCCAACGACTACCTCAAAGGAAAATGTGGAGTGTCCCTTGGGGAACAGT TTTGTGCTAAAGACCCGGAAGACCAGCAATACTGCTTCTCATCGATAAAAAAAATCGTTACTTTCGGGCAATTATGGAATGCTTTCTATAAATCTTGTTACGGGAAGAAGGACTGCAATGATCCCACGTGCAATGCTGCCATCGAAAAA atAAGTTGCTGTGCCAAGCAAGAGGAAGTCTTCTATGCAGAAGTCCGAGGTTCCACCCCTATCCCAGTACCTGGTAACTGTACACTTCCAGTAGAGTGTACCAAAACAGAACGCCTGGACATGACAAAGATTCTCCTACAAAACTAG
- the LOC135349494 gene encoding uncharacterized protein LOC135349494, whose protein sequence is MKVAITSVTLLLCVATAVGKPARPQDLPQCIKEAWLEFATKDEACSNKIVEILQNQQVNDSYFRSLCASACAKEANDYLKEKCGVSLGEIFCSKDPRDQHYCFTSDKIVTTYKQIGLVLGGPCAYKDCSDPTCNSAVKNLTCCAKESKDYYLDVSGYFPIPPLPGNCVFPVECAKTERLDMTKILLQN, encoded by the exons ATGAAGGTTGCTATTACTAGTGTCACTTTACTGCTCTGTGTGGCTACAGCTGTTGGAAAACCAGCAAGGCCACAAGACCTTCCACAATGTATAAAAGAAGCATGGCTTGAATTTGCAACCAAAGATGAAGCTTGCTCCAACAAGATAGTGGAAATCTTACAAAATCAACAG GTGAACGACAGCTATTTTAGATCTCTATGTGCCAGTGCTTGTGCAAAAGAAGCTAATGACTACCTTAAAGAAAAGTGTGGAGTGTCCCTTGGGGAGATTT TCTGTTCTAAAGACCCAAGAGACCAGCACTACTGCTTTACATCCGATAAAATTGTCACCACCTACAAGCAAATTGGCCTAGTTCTGGGTGGACCCTGTGCTTACAAGGACTGCAGTGATCCCACATGCAATAGTGCCGTCAAAAAT ctaACTTGCTGTGCTAAAGAAAGTAAAGATTACTATTTAGACGTCTCTGGTTACTTCCCTATCCCTCCACTACCTGGTAACTGTGTGTTTCCGGTAGAGTGTGCCAAAACTGAACGTCTGGACATGACAAAGATTCTCCTACAGAACTAG
- the LOC135349495 gene encoding uncharacterized protein LOC135349495: MKVAITSVTLLLCVATAVGKPARPQDLPQCIKEGWLEFATKDEACSNKIVEIFQNKQVNDSYFRSLCASACAKEANDYFKEKCGVSLGEIFCSKDPRDQHYCFTSDKSVTTYKQIGLVLSGPCAYKDCSDPTCNTAVKNITCCAKEDKDSYLDLYGYFPIPPLPGNCVFPVECAKTERQDIKKILLQN; encoded by the exons ATGAAGGTTGCTATTACTAGTGTCACTTTACTGCTCTGTGTGGCTACAGCTGTTGGAAAACCAGCAAGGCCACAAGACCTTCCACAATGTATAAAAGAAGGATGGCTTGAATTTGCAACCAAAGATGAAGCTTGCTCCAACAAGATAGTGGAAATCTTTCAAAATAAACAG GTGAATGACAGCTATTTTAGATCTCTATGTGCCAGTGCTTGTGCAAAAGAAGCTAATGACTACTTTAAAGAAAAGTGTGGAGTGTCCCTTGGGGAGATTT TCTGTTCTAAAGACCCAAGAGACCAGCACTACTGCTTTACATCGGATAAAAGTGTCACCACTTACAAGCAAATTGGCCTAGTTCTGAGTGGACCCTGTGCCTACAAGGACTGCAGTGATCCCACATGCAATACTGCCGTCAAAAAT ataACTTGCTGTGCTAAAGAAGATAAAGATTCCTATTTAGACTTGTATGGTTACTTCCCTATCCCTCCACTACCTGGTAACTGTGTGTTTCCGGTAGAGTGCGCCAAAACTGAACGTCAGGACATCAAAAAGATTCTCCTACAGAACTAG
- the LOC135349501 gene encoding uncharacterized protein LOC135349501, whose amino-acid sequence MKTIVGFALLICVATAVGKPAMPQDLPKCLQGAWYEFAAKNEACSNKILEIFRNRKVNDSYVESFCGSACGKKANDYLKDKCGVSLADVICSKDPRDQHYCFTYNKILNTSNQFSEALQGPCATKDCSDPTCNAAVKNISCCAKDLNEFSTDFSGRIGFPLPGNCVFQGECAKTERLDMTKILLQN is encoded by the exons ATGAAGACCATTGTTGGATTTGCTCTATTGATCTGTGTGGCTACAGCTGTTGGAAAGCCAGCAATGCCACAAGACCTTCCAAAATGTCTTCAAGGAGCATGGTATGAATTTGCTGCCAAAAATGAAGCTTGCTCCAACAAAATATTGGAAATATTTCGAAATcgaaag GTCAATGACAGCTACGTTGAATCTTTTTGTGGCAGTGCTTGTGGAAAAAAAGCCAATGATTATCTCAAAGACAAGTGTGGAGTGTCCCTTGCAGACGTTA TTTGTTCTAAAGACCCAAGAGACCAGCATTACTGCTTTACATACAATAAAATTCTCAATACTTCTAACCAATTTTCTGAAGCTCTGCAAGGACCCTGTGCCACCAAAGACTGTAGTGATCCCACATGCAATGCTGCAGTGAAGAAT ataagtTGCTGTGCTAAAGATCTGAATGAGTTTAGTACAGACTTCAGTGGTCGTATAGGATTCCCACTACCTGGTAACTGTGTGTTTCAGGGAGAGTGTGCTAAAACAGAACGTCTGGACATGACAAAGATTCTCCTACAGAACTAG